Proteins encoded by one window of Bubalus bubalis isolate 160015118507 breed Murrah chromosome 4, NDDB_SH_1, whole genome shotgun sequence:
- the MFNG gene encoding beta-1,3-N-acetylglucosaminyltransferase manic fringe isoform X2: protein MGTPQLLSGKAGVAAWGSPGNTTVYPWCTGILPLPRRGAGVSPGDGSHLVVTNCSAEHSHPALSCKMAAEFDAFLASGLRWFCHVDDDNYLNPRALLKLLKTFPQTRDVYVGRPSLNRPIHASEPQPHNRTKLVQFWFATGGAGFCINRKLALKMAPWASGSHFMDTSALIRLPDDCTVGYIIECKLGGHLQSCPLFHSHLETLQLLEAAQLPEQVTLSYGVFEGKLNVIKLHGPFSPEEDPSRFHSLHCLLYPDTPWCPQLVA, encoded by the exons ATGGGGACCCCTCAGTTGTTGTCAGGGAAAGCTGGGGTGGCTGCCTGGGGGTCTCCAGGAAACACGACTGTCTACCCTTGGTGCACAGGGATTCTGCCTTTGCCCAGGAGGGGAGCAGGAGTCTCCCCTGGAGACG GGTCCCACCTTGTGGTCACCAACTGCTCTGCGGAGCACAGCCACCCTGCCCTGTCCTGCAAGATGGCTGCTGAATTTGATGCCTTCTTGGCCAGTGGGCTGAG ATGGTTCTGCCATGTGGATGATGACAACTATCTGAATCCGAGGGCGCTGCTGAAGTTGCTGAAAACCTTCCCCCAGACCCGCGACGTCTATGTAGGCCGGCCTAGCCTGAATCGGCCAATTCACGCTTCGGAGCCGCAACCTCACAACCGCACA AAGCTGGTACAGTTCTGGTTTGCCACCGGGGGAGCTGGCTTCTGCATCAACCGCaaactggctttgaagatggccCCCTGGGCCAG TGGCTCCCACTTCATGGACACATCTGCCCTCATCCGGCTGCCTGACGACTGCACCGTGGGCTACATCATTGAGTGCAAGCTGGGTGGCCACCTGCAGTCCTGTCCCCTCTTCCACTCCCACCTGGAGACCCTGCAGCTGCTGGAGGCTGCCCAGCTCCCGGAGCAG GTCACCCTTAGCTACGGCGTCTTTGAGGGGAAACTCAACGTCATTAAGCTCCATGGCCCCTTCTCGCCTGAGGAGGACCCCTCCAG GTTTCACTCCCTTCATTGTCTCCTCTACCCGGATACTCCCTGGTGCCCGCAGCTGGTGGCCTGA